A single window of Oligoflexia bacterium DNA harbors:
- a CDS encoding helical backbone metal receptor → MISVLKKYIYNNSFFKLMILFLFVGTLANANENANAPKRIIALSPAIVELMYTLGFENKIVGASEFADFPEAAKKIPVVGPYTKPSLERIVQLKPDLVLIPIEGPADIKRRFDQLKIRYEVLSMRTLDEIGSTAKQIASLVGEADVGIKFEKNWSKQLIESFSTKKVFTKSPHVLLEVEHSPLIIAGQMTFLHEILEKCGGENIFKDLKGYPRISKELLFNKKIDLILLADHFSNEQTKTRALNNWKSFLPTKNTRLVVLSPDITTRPGPRLLEGIKIICGAL, encoded by the coding sequence GTGATTAGTGTGTTAAAAAAATATATTTATAACAATAGTTTTTTTAAATTAATGATCTTGTTTTTGTTTGTGGGCACTTTGGCAAATGCGAACGAAAACGCAAATGCGCCCAAACGTATTATTGCTCTTAGCCCAGCAATCGTAGAACTTATGTATACCTTGGGTTTTGAAAACAAAATCGTGGGCGCATCAGAGTTTGCCGACTTTCCTGAGGCAGCAAAAAAAATTCCAGTTGTTGGGCCCTACACAAAGCCAAGTCTTGAAAGAATTGTTCAACTAAAGCCTGATTTAGTACTCATTCCAATCGAAGGGCCCGCTGATATTAAAAGACGATTTGATCAGTTAAAAATCAGATACGAAGTTTTAAGCATGCGCACCCTTGATGAAATAGGTTCGACAGCAAAACAAATTGCAAGTCTTGTCGGAGAAGCTGACGTAGGAATTAAATTTGAAAAAAACTGGTCCAAACAACTAATTGAAAGTTTTAGTACGAAAAAAGTTTTTACAAAAAGTCCACATGTTCTTTTAGAAGTAGAGCATTCACCCTTAATAATCGCTGGCCAAATGACTTTCTTACACGAGATATTAGAAAAATGCGGGGGAGAAAATATCTTTAAAGACCTCAAGGGTTATCCGCGCATCTCTAAAGAGCTGCTTTTTAATAAAAAGATTGATCTCATATTGCTCGCTGATCATTTCTCTAATGAACAAACAAAAACGCGAGCCCTTAATAACTGGAAATCATTTTTGCCCACAAAAAATACACGTCTTGTGGTTTTAAGCCCCGACATTACAACACGCCCTGGACCCCGCTTACTTGAAGGCATTAAAATAATTTGCGGGGCACTTTAA
- a CDS encoding iron ABC transporter permease — protein MTDSTGKTTNTINVKLLVLFFLAISAFLFSLHRGHVEISFNEIMAWLTKQNMSDESAFLISTLRFPRTLAAFIIGATLGVCGLVFQTLLRNPLAEPYTLGLSGGSCLGAVAALTFSLEPPEFWIPTLSTVGCLSATLLVLGLGRKKLSFESRSLILFGVMISLFFSAAVVAGLSILSPQKLQTALFWLLGEFGTSRDIWIKSIGPVLVAGMLIILFKSRGLDALSLGEARALSLGFSPRKERVVLILICTLLTALSVCISGLVGFVGLVSPHLARKFLKTSRHHTLVIGSAFTGAILLTLADSIARSALMTTEIPAGSISALIGAPVMIFLLLGYKNASVE, from the coding sequence ATGACCGATAGCACTGGCAAAACCACAAACACCATAAACGTTAAACTTCTGGTTCTCTTTTTTTTAGCCATCAGTGCATTTCTTTTTTCACTTCACCGCGGCCACGTTGAGATTTCATTTAACGAGATCATGGCTTGGCTCACAAAACAAAATATGTCTGATGAATCTGCATTTCTTATTTCAACTTTGAGATTTCCACGCACACTAGCTGCATTTATTATTGGCGCAACCCTTGGCGTTTGTGGATTAGTCTTTCAAACACTTCTAAGAAACCCACTCGCCGAACCCTACACACTCGGCTTATCTGGCGGAAGTTGCTTGGGCGCTGTGGCTGCACTTACATTTTCTTTAGAGCCACCTGAATTTTGGATCCCCACACTATCAACAGTTGGATGTTTATCTGCGACATTATTAGTATTAGGATTAGGCCGTAAAAAACTTTCATTTGAAAGTAGAAGCCTCATACTTTTTGGCGTGATGATTTCACTTTTTTTCAGTGCAGCAGTTGTAGCTGGGCTTTCTATTTTATCACCACAAAAACTTCAGACCGCACTTTTTTGGCTCTTAGGAGAGTTTGGTACAAGTCGCGACATCTGGATCAAATCCATTGGACCGGTTTTAGTTGCCGGTATGCTTATCATTTTATTTAAATCCCGAGGGCTTGACGCCTTAAGTCTCGGTGAAGCCCGAGCTCTTTCACTAGGCTTTTCTCCTCGCAAAGAGCGCGTTGTTTTAATTCTTATTTGTACACTATTAACCGCCCTGAGTGTTTGCATCTCAGGCCTAGTTGGTTTTGTGGGGCTTGTCTCACCTCATCTTGCTCGAAAATTTTTAAAAACATCACGGCATCATACACTCGTTATTGGCTCAGCTTTTACAGGCGCAATTCTTCTCACATTAGCCGACAGCATTGCGCGCTCAGCTCTCATGACAACTGAAATTCCCGCAGGAAGTATCTCAGCCCTTATTGGCGCACCGGTTATGATTTTTTTATTACTAGGATATAAAAATGCTTCGGTTGAATAA
- a CDS encoding ABC transporter ATP-binding protein — translation MLRLNKVSSGYDPTKQILKEIDFEISNGEIIAIMGLNGSGKSTLLRTCLGLLSPLHGEVLLNNKKLLSYTPHQRAQKISLLDSQTTIAFSMTVRELLELSISLHGKKELFALALEAVGLKGFEEKNLLELSSGETRRALIAHTLCTNAEIIMIDEPFAHLDWRHQEQLAQSLKSWNKKFNTTFVLAIHELEWIIQIAHTVCALGKGKILASGSPEYVFQSQLVCELFAFQARIDENPIDGSRRLTLGRPLK, via the coding sequence ATGCTTCGGTTGAATAAAGTCAGTAGCGGCTATGATCCGACTAAACAAATTTTAAAAGAAATTGATTTTGAAATTTCTAACGGCGAAATCATAGCCATCATGGGTTTAAACGGCTCAGGCAAAAGCACACTTCTACGAACTTGTCTTGGCCTACTTTCCCCCTTACACGGCGAAGTGTTACTCAACAACAAAAAACTTTTAAGTTACACTCCACACCAAAGAGCACAAAAGATTTCATTACTTGATTCACAAACTACTATTGCATTTTCAATGACCGTTCGAGAACTACTTGAACTCTCGATTTCTTTGCATGGTAAAAAAGAATTATTTGCCCTTGCTTTAGAAGCCGTTGGATTAAAAGGGTTTGAAGAAAAAAACCTGCTTGAACTTTCAAGTGGCGAAACAAGGCGAGCGCTTATTGCACATACGTTATGTACAAATGCTGAAATCATAATGATTGATGAACCATTTGCGCATCTTGATTGGCGGCACCAAGAACAACTTGCCCAAAGTCTGAAGTCTTGGAATAAAAAATTTAATACGACTTTTGTCTTAGCTATTCATGAACTTGAATGGATCATTCAAATCGCCCACACAGTTTGCGCACTAGGCAAAGGTAAAATTTTAGCAAGCGGTAGCCCAGAATATGTTTTCCAGTCGCAACTAGTCTGTGAATTGTTTGCTTTTCAAGCGCGCATCGACGAAAATCCTATAGATGGGTCACGTAGATTAACACTGGGTCGACCACTTAAATAA
- a CDS encoding TonB family protein — MSKERKAFSWSTSIVIHSILAILLLKAGYHYAMPEGDVVSIEVGSGNQGVQTAIPTESQDVEVKAPAKTQPIAKPIVAAQPKQTSEFKRVVEKPDAQPLEQEDSPVVVPIAEPSPEPEAQAEESQKPEEAPPVVAPVETQAENTDNQDETSEQPEVPQEAAAPGPVVANPDATGENSAAPPKFGTPGTTIDEARLVPKAGNKEVRYPWMARMKRQEGTTVVAAYVRKDGTISHAMIVKSSGVEALDKEVMEIYPKWRFQPGTSGWVVKPYHFRLKK, encoded by the coding sequence ATGAGCAAAGAACGCAAAGCATTTTCTTGGTCCACTTCAATAGTTATTCATAGCATTCTCGCAATTCTACTTCTCAAAGCCGGTTATCATTATGCAATGCCTGAAGGTGACGTTGTGAGCATCGAAGTTGGAAGTGGCAATCAAGGTGTACAAACTGCAATTCCAACTGAGTCGCAAGATGTTGAAGTTAAAGCACCCGCGAAAACACAACCCATCGCAAAACCAATTGTCGCAGCTCAACCAAAACAAACATCAGAATTTAAACGTGTCGTAGAAAAACCTGATGCGCAACCTTTAGAACAAGAAGACTCACCAGTTGTTGTACCAATTGCTGAACCTTCACCTGAACCAGAAGCTCAAGCTGAGGAATCGCAAAAACCAGAAGAAGCCCCACCGGTTGTAGCACCCGTTGAAACACAAGCTGAAAACACTGATAATCAAGATGAAACTTCCGAGCAACCCGAGGTTCCACAAGAAGCAGCAGCACCTGGGCCAGTAGTAGCAAATCCTGATGCCACAGGAGAAAATTCAGCAGCTCCACCAAAATTTGGAACACCCGGCACAACTATTGACGAAGCAAGGTTAGTTCCCAAAGCTGGAAACAAAGAAGTTCGTTACCCATGGATGGCGCGCATGAAACGTCAAGAGGGAACAACCGTTGTTGCAGCATATGTAAGAAAAGATGGAACCATTTCACACGCGATGATTGTTAAGTCTTCAGGTGTAGAAGCGTTAGACAAAGAAGTCATGGAAATATACCCGAAGTGGCGCTTTCAACCGGGCACATCAGGCTGGGTTGTAAAGCCGTACCATTTCAGATTGAAAAAATGA
- a CDS encoding cellulase family glycosylhydrolase: protein MKKFFALTVILISYLFAPQIFASGTAKPLMNLEIGVCTHINHGPELEVIKDMGAKWIRIDMNWEYMEPTKDNWEFTLFDKIVKAAKDNGLKIYATLAYAPAWASSNGKSNGIPDAEGWKRFVRVAVERYKNDIPVFGIWNEPNLEGFWVGTSDQYVELLLKPAYTVIKSINENLIVAGPDLAHLYKSNISMGDFFNSIKKLNGRNYLDIIAHHIYAGDDFSKKVNGYSFAGFTYKDGLKQLLEKGGVTDKPVWITEFGIDANVTGELKQTEGISSQLKFMATQSWIKNAFIYELVDDPSIDWQYGLINRNNQPRPVYYEVKKLISSGFR from the coding sequence ATGAAAAAATTTTTTGCACTAACAGTAATTTTAATCTCCTATCTTTTTGCTCCCCAGATTTTTGCATCTGGCACTGCAAAGCCATTAATGAATCTGGAGATCGGAGTCTGTACACATATTAACCACGGCCCCGAGCTTGAAGTGATTAAAGACATGGGGGCAAAATGGATTCGCATAGACATGAATTGGGAATACATGGAGCCCACAAAAGATAATTGGGAATTCACTCTATTTGATAAAATCGTAAAAGCCGCCAAAGACAACGGTCTAAAAATCTATGCGACTCTTGCGTATGCGCCGGCTTGGGCAAGTTCCAACGGAAAATCAAACGGTATTCCCGACGCTGAAGGTTGGAAACGCTTTGTACGTGTTGCCGTTGAACGTTACAAAAATGACATTCCTGTTTTTGGAATTTGGAATGAACCAAATCTAGAGGGTTTTTGGGTAGGTACATCTGATCAGTACGTTGAGCTACTGCTTAAACCTGCGTACACGGTTATTAAATCGATAAACGAAAATTTAATTGTCGCCGGACCCGACCTTGCTCATTTGTATAAATCAAATATTTCCATGGGTGATTTTTTTAACTCTATTAAAAAATTAAACGGCAGAAATTATCTCGATATTATTGCTCACCATATCTATGCAGGAGATGATTTCAGTAAAAAAGTGAACGGATATTCTTTTGCGGGATTTACATATAAAGATGGCCTCAAACAGCTTTTAGAAAAAGGCGGCGTAACCGATAAACCCGTCTGGATTACAGAGTTTGGAATTGACGCTAACGTGACTGGCGAACTTAAGCAGACAGAAGGCATAAGCTCACAACTTAAATTTATGGCTACTCAATCATGGATAAAAAATGCGTTTATATATGAACTAGTCGATGACCCAAGTATTGATTGGCAATATGGCCTTATCAACAGAAACAATCAGCCCCGCCCCGTTTATTACGAAGTGAAAAAGCTCATAAGTTCAGGGTTTAGATAA
- a CDS encoding M23 family metallopeptidase, giving the protein MTQAFRLAFAFFVLLFTLSSNALANATDISTTIREVTPGQTFEDLLLRAGFSKRHANRLLVNPTLPTRMNLTPNEKYLIIHNKKLGRTEACFYLDYYNEAVGFWFDKNGDAGVERKPIDFKIVTKTFFGRVRGSIVESIKKLIPDEWPAARFVDAFSWDLNLAKKLVKDDSFKFTIEEKYDHGHFVKYGEILNAELETNGNRLKRVLWRNERTHVFVDPSMRFEDRPFYAPVDYLHISSQFSRRRFHPVRRNYQAHLGTDFALPEGSPVYATRDGIINDLTRHRANGILVQIRHDHGFVTTYNHLQRWAPNLTIGKAVRVGEIIGYVGCTGYCTSPHLHLSIRNGNYLYDPVYLTKPFPHKERNYHESNKYKTMVAR; this is encoded by the coding sequence ATGACCCAAGCCTTTCGTCTAGCTTTTGCTTTTTTCGTACTACTATTCACTTTATCCTCAAATGCACTAGCGAACGCAACGGATATCAGCACAACTATTCGTGAAGTCACACCTGGCCAAACATTTGAAGATCTTTTATTACGCGCAGGATTTTCAAAACGACACGCCAACAGACTCCTGGTGAATCCCACCTTGCCCACAAGGATGAATCTCACACCTAATGAAAAATATCTTATCATTCACAATAAAAAACTTGGTCGTACAGAAGCTTGTTTTTATCTTGATTACTATAATGAGGCTGTTGGATTTTGGTTTGATAAAAACGGTGATGCTGGTGTCGAACGAAAACCCATCGACTTTAAAATTGTCACTAAAACTTTTTTTGGAAGAGTTCGCGGAAGCATCGTTGAGAGTATTAAAAAATTAATTCCCGATGAGTGGCCCGCAGCTCGTTTCGTTGATGCTTTTTCATGGGATCTCAACCTTGCTAAAAAATTAGTAAAAGATGACTCGTTTAAATTCACTATCGAAGAAAAATACGATCACGGACATTTTGTAAAGTACGGTGAAATTTTAAACGCTGAACTTGAGACTAACGGAAATCGCCTCAAAAGAGTCTTGTGGAGAAACGAACGAACCCATGTGTTTGTTGATCCCTCCATGCGTTTTGAAGACAGACCTTTCTATGCGCCCGTAGATTATCTACACATCTCAAGTCAATTTTCACGTCGACGCTTTCACCCAGTAAGACGAAATTATCAGGCGCACCTAGGAACAGACTTTGCTTTACCAGAAGGTTCGCCCGTTTATGCTACTCGTGACGGAATCATTAATGATCTCACGCGCCACAGGGCTAATGGAATTCTAGTTCAAATCAGACATGACCATGGTTTTGTGACAACCTACAACCATTTGCAACGTTGGGCGCCAAACCTAACAATCGGCAAAGCCGTACGTGTTGGTGAAATCATTGGATACGTGGGTTGCACAGGATATTGCACAAGCCCTCATCTTCACCTCAGCATCCGAAACGGAAACTATTTATACGACCCCGTATACCTAACAAAACCCTTCCCCCACAAAGAACGCAACTACCACGAATCAAACAAATACAAAACAATGGTAGCCCGCTAA